Proteins encoded by one window of Amaranthus tricolor cultivar Red isolate AtriRed21 chromosome 4, ASM2621246v1, whole genome shotgun sequence:
- the LOC130809894 gene encoding uncharacterized protein LOC130809894, producing MESITYSLSTQDYLLLFFLRPFSAFLFILFILFLGWWLAWNTVLVHVPLVQEIFGLRKKSAKGGPPPKRFFSNYYHSLNRVPPS from the exons ATGGAGTCTATTACATATTCTCTCTCAACTCAGGATTAccttcttctcttcttcttAAGACCCTTTTCTGCCTTTCTTTTCATCCTTTTCATCCTCTTTTTAG GTTGGTGGTTAGCGTGGAATACGGTGTTAGTTCATGTTCCTTTGGTGCAAGAAATCTTTGGATTGCGTAAGAAATCTGCTAAAGGCGGACCTCCACCTAAGCGTTTCTTCTCTAATTACTATCACTCTCTTAATCGGGTTCCTCCTTCTTGA